A single region of the Natronincola ferrireducens genome encodes:
- a CDS encoding HK97-gp10 family putative phage morphogenesis protein, with translation MYLAAKIRMTDSETIDVFLEGIISSAEAVEENYLKRSAEVIKKNIKDQLNSIKTSTNRAGHKHMADDVQANVVRDKYGYKVARIKGGKRTGTKWHLVNDGTYRSDATHFMDKAIAQSESEVNKIFEEEMNRGGF, from the coding sequence ATGTATTTGGCAGCTAAAATCAGAATGACAGATAGTGAGACTATAGACGTTTTTCTAGAAGGAATTATATCATCTGCAGAGGCAGTAGAAGAAAACTATCTAAAACGTTCTGCAGAAGTAATCAAGAAGAATATCAAGGATCAACTAAACAGCATAAAGACTTCTACAAATAGAGCAGGACATAAACATATGGCCGATGATGTACAGGCTAATGTAGTAAGAGATAAATATGGGTACAAGGTAGCTAGAATAAAGGGAGGTAAGCGCACAGGTACCAAATGGCATTTAGTTAATGATGGTACTTATAGAAGTGATGCAACCCATTTCATGGATAAAGCAATAGCACAATCTGAATCAGAAGTTAACAAAATATTTGAGGAAGAGATGAATAGAGGAGGGTTCTAA